A portion of the Tiliqua scincoides isolate rTilSci1 chromosome 3, rTilSci1.hap2, whole genome shotgun sequence genome contains these proteins:
- the LOC136644059 gene encoding vitelline membrane outer layer protein 1-like: MALSLSTVLFFLSCGLWFAEARKYNSVLTVPNGGKWGRWGPAQFCYKGHAVGFRIKVEPYTMQYDSTDMNAIALLCDDGEIITSAVGPWGYWLKPLYCREGKLVSFALRVQETKKVDNTAANGIVFHCSNNDVLSASGNPRLRLGPMSNRCAKGYICGILTRVQFAEYEEDDTALNDVRMYCCD, encoded by the exons ATGGCTCTCTCACTCAGTACAgtgctcttcttcctctcctgtgGTCTTTGGTTTGCAGAAGCCCGGAAGTATAATTCCGTCCTCACGGTGCCAAATGGTGGAAAATGGGGTCGATGGGGACCTGCTCAGTTCTGTTACAAAGGTCACGCCGTTGGTTTCCGAATAAAG GTAGAGCCATATACAATGCAATATGATTCAACAGACATGAATGCCATTGCCCTGTTGTGTGATGATGGCGAAATAATTACATCTGCAGTTGGACC GTGGGGATATTGGTTAAAGCCGCTATATTGTCGCGAAGGCAAACTAGTCTCGTTCGCTCTGAGAGTGCAAGAAACCAAAAAAGTGGACAATACGGCAGCCAACGGCATCGTGTTTCATTGTAGTAATAATGATGTACTATCTGCTAGTGGAAATCCCAGGCTTAGACTTGGCCCAATGAGCAATCGCTGCGCTAAAGGGTACATATGTGGAATCCTGACAAGGGTGCAGTTTGCGGAATACGAAGAAGATGACACTGCACTTAATGATGTGAGAATGTACTGCTGTGACTGA